The following proteins are encoded in a genomic region of Actinomadura sp. NAK00032:
- a CDS encoding STAS domain-containing protein has protein sequence MDEVRNDMTIWRISGGEGGPGPGERPAPRGGEAPRCDVVELDTALLHIAAASSSPWLRMAGEIDVSNAPDVGAALHAAQARVPGDLHVDLAAIAFMDVAGLRALTLAARELHEHDRMLVLHAVSPHLDRLFRLIGWDATPGLAIHCRPRG, from the coding sequence ACATGACCATCTGGCGGATCAGCGGCGGCGAGGGCGGCCCCGGTCCCGGGGAGCGCCCGGCTCCCCGGGGCGGCGAGGCGCCCCGCTGCGACGTCGTCGAACTCGACACCGCGCTCCTGCACATCGCCGCGGCCTCCTCCTCGCCCTGGCTCCGGATGGCCGGCGAGATCGACGTCTCCAACGCCCCGGACGTGGGCGCCGCCCTGCACGCCGCGCAGGCGCGCGTGCCCGGAGACCTCCACGTCGACCTGGCCGCGATCGCCTTCATGGACGTCGCCGGGCTGCGCGCCCTCACCCTCGCGGCCCGCGAGCTCCACGAGCACGACCGCATGCTCGTCCTGCACGCGGTGTCGCCGCACCTCGACCGGCTGTTCCGGCTGATCGGCTGGGACGCGACCCCGGGCCTGGCGATCCACTGCCGCCCCCGCGGCTGA